Proteins from a genomic interval of Trifolium pratense cultivar HEN17-A07 linkage group LG6, ARS_RC_1.1, whole genome shotgun sequence:
- the LOC123891719 gene encoding uncharacterized protein LOC123891719: QGGLRYELQDAVVPLGIRQFQVLVEKCQEIEDMRNKRVNRQGSFGAGGPSRPSHQSQNRGGRGTRPYNRPQNNRGPQNSGNQGTRGNQVREKQTCYKCGEEGHHANECGNPGTASVCYNCQKPGHFAKDCRAPKAAPSENATQGARPTAKGRVYCMGTEVSGQASNAIHEDCQIAGNSLTALIDTGATHSFISLDCANRLKLLVSPLPFDLNVSTPARDLVVNTACLHCLVMIQNRDFLVNLICLPLKSLEIILGMDWLSYHYVILDCARKLAFFPEPGVARYLSANRLVVTMRNGETEFMSLSSIEVTSGIIVEDVRVVQQFQDVFPLEIPGFPPIREVEFFIDLHPGTGPISESPYRMAPAELVELKSQIEDLLGKGFIRPSVSPWGAPVLLPEAQRGDH, encoded by the exons CAAGGAGGGCTGAGGTACGAACTGCAAGATGCAGTGGTGCCGTTGGGGATTCGACAGTTCCAGGTGCTTGTGGAGAAGTGCCAAGAGATAGAGGACATGAGGAATAAAAGGGTAAATCGTCAGGGGAGTTTTGGTGCTGGGGGACCTAGCCGTCCCAGTCATCAGAGTCAGAATCGAGGAGGACGTGGGACTAGGCCTTACAACCGCCCACAGAATAATCGTGGACCacaaaattctggaaaccaagGAACCCGAGGAAACCAAGTTAGAGAGAAGCAGACTTGCTATAAGTGTGGTGAAGAGGGGCACCATGCTAATGAGTGCGGGAATCCAGGAACTGCGTCAGTATGTTACAATTGTCAGAAGCCGGGCCATTTTGCTAAAGATTGCCGTGCTCCAAAAGCGGCGCCGTCAGAGAATGCAACACAAGGAGCTCGACCCACCGCCAAAGGACGTGTCTACTGTATGGGCACGGAAGTGAGTGGTCAGGCTAGCAATGCTATTCATGAGGACTGTCAGATAGCAGGTAACTCTTTGACTGCTTTGATTGATACCGGAGCAACTCACTCCTTTAtatctttggattgtgcgaatcGCTTGAAATTGCTTGTTTCTCCGCTGCCGTTTGATTTGAATGTTTCTACTCCTGCTAGAGATTTGGTAGTTAATACAGCATGTTTACATTGTTTGGTGATGATTCAGAATAGAGATTTTCTGGTCAATTTGATATGTTTGCCCCTTAAGTCTCTCGAGATCATTCTCGGGATGGATTGGTTATCTTACCATTATGTTATTTTGGACTGTGCCCGTAAATTAGCCTTTTTCCCCGAACCGGGAGTTGCTAGATATCTGTCAGCTAATAGGCTTGTAGTAACTATGAGAAATGGGGAAACAGAGTTTATGTCACTTTCGAGTATAGAAGTCACCTCGGGCATTATTGTGGAAGATGTGCGAGTAGTTCAACAATTCCAAGACGTTTTTCCGTTGGAAATTCCAGGTTTTCCTCCGATCCGAGAAGtggaattttttattgatttgcaTCCGGGAACCGGACCAATTTCGGAGTCTCCTTATCGAATGGCTCCAGCTGAGTTAGTCGAGTTGAAAAGTCAAATAGAAGACTTGTTGGGGAAAGGATTTATAAGACCAAGTGTATCGCCGTGGGGGGCGCCAGTTTT ATTACCGGAAGCTCAACGAGGTGACCATTAA
- the LOC123890040 gene encoding protein FLOWERING LOCUS T-like isoform X2, translating to MAGSSRNPLAVGRVIGDVIDPFETSVPLRVTYGNREVNNGCELKPSHVANQPRVLVDPDSPSPSNPTFREYLHWLVTDIPATTEVSFGNEVVSYERPRPTSGIHRFVFVLFRQQCRQRVYAPECRQNFNTREFAELYNLGAPVAAVFFNCQRESGSGGRTFR from the exons ATGGCAGGTAGTAGTAGGAATCCACTTGCTGTTGGGCGTGTAATAGGTGATGTAATAGACCCCTTTGAAACTTCTGTTCCTCTTCGAGTCACCTATGGTAATAGGGAAGTGAATAATGGTTGTGAGCTTAAACCTTCTCATGTTGCAAATCAACCCAGA GTTTTGGTGGATCCTGATTCACCTAGCCCAAGTAACCCCACTTTTAGGGAGTACCTTCATTG GTTGGTGACTGACATTCCAGCAACTACTGAGGTCAGTTTCG GTAATGAGGTTGTAAGCTATGAAAGGCCACGACCCACTTCTGGGATCCATCGTTTTGTGTTTGTATTATTTCGTCAACAGTGTAGACAAAGGGTTTATGCTCCAGAATGTAGACAAAATTTCAATACAAGAGAATTTGCTGAACTCTACAATCTTGGAGCACCTGTTGCTGCTGTATTCTTCAACTGTCAGAGGGAGAGTGGCTCTGGTGGAAGAACCTTTAGATAA
- the LOC123890040 gene encoding protein FLOWERING LOCUS T-like isoform X1, with protein sequence MAGSSRNPLAVGRVIGDVIDPFETSVPLRVTYGNREVNNGCELKPSHVANQPRVSVGGNDLRNIYTLVLVDPDSPSPSNPTFREYLHWLVTDIPATTEVSFGNEVVSYERPRPTSGIHRFVFVLFRQQCRQRVYAPECRQNFNTREFAELYNLGAPVAAVFFNCQRESGSGGRTFR encoded by the exons ATGGCAGGTAGTAGTAGGAATCCACTTGCTGTTGGGCGTGTAATAGGTGATGTAATAGACCCCTTTGAAACTTCTGTTCCTCTTCGAGTCACCTATGGTAATAGGGAAGTGAATAATGGTTGTGAGCTTAAACCTTCTCATGTTGCAAATCAACCCAGAGTGAGTGTTGGTGGAAACGACCTCAGGAACATCTACACCCta GTTTTGGTGGATCCTGATTCACCTAGCCCAAGTAACCCCACTTTTAGGGAGTACCTTCATTG GTTGGTGACTGACATTCCAGCAACTACTGAGGTCAGTTTCG GTAATGAGGTTGTAAGCTATGAAAGGCCACGACCCACTTCTGGGATCCATCGTTTTGTGTTTGTATTATTTCGTCAACAGTGTAGACAAAGGGTTTATGCTCCAGAATGTAGACAAAATTTCAATACAAGAGAATTTGCTGAACTCTACAATCTTGGAGCACCTGTTGCTGCTGTATTCTTCAACTGTCAGAGGGAGAGTGGCTCTGGTGGAAGAACCTTTAGATAA